The Arachis hypogaea cultivar Tifrunner chromosome 19, arahy.Tifrunner.gnm2.J5K5, whole genome shotgun sequence genome has a window encoding:
- the LOC112775126 gene encoding dephospho-CoA kinase isoform X2: MGFLLLTLTSSLVFVIYSKSFSCDDALKKGSGGWKKVVAAFGEEILLENGEVNRPMLGQIVFSDPDKRQFLDRLLAPHISSGIFWEVVKLWLKGYKVIVLDVPLLFEAKIDKFTKPIIVVWIDPETQKKRLMGRDKSNEEDAGNRINAQMPLDVKRNKADIVIDNTGSLDDLKEQFQKVLIEVSKPLTGTQFWHSRNGALVILASLTSGLVLCIKALS; encoded by the exons ATGGGATTCCTGTTGTTGACGCTGACGTCATCGCTCGTGTTCGTTATTTATTCTAAATCTTTTTCTTGTGAT GATGCTTTGAAGAAAGGTAGCGGTGGATGGAAAAAAGTTGTTGCAGCTTTTGGGGAGGAAATCCTTCTTGAAAATGGAGAAGTCAATAGACCCATGCTTGGCCAGATTGTTTTTTCCGATCCTGATAAGCGCCAATTTCTCGATCG ATTATTGGCTCCCCATATATCCTCTggaatcttttgggaagttgtGAAGCTGTGGCTGAAGGGATACAAGGTTATTGTTCTTGATGTCCCCTTGTTGTTTGAGGCCAAGATCGACAAGTTCACAAAGCCAATTATAGTTGTGTGGATTGATCCTGAAACACAGAAAAAGAGACTCATGGGGAGAGACAAATCAAATGAGGAGGATGCTGGAAACAGGATCAATGCTCAAATGCCACTTGATGTGAAGAGGAATAAAGCGGATATAGTGATAGATAACACTGGATCACTTGATGACTTGAAGGAACAGTTTCAGAAGGTTCTAATTGAAGTGTCAAAACCCTTGACAGGGACTCAGTTTTGGCATTCCAGGAATGGAGCCTTGGTCATACTTGCTTCACTCACTTCGGGTCTTGTTTTGTGTATAAAAGCACTTTCATAG
- the LOC112775126 gene encoding dephospho-CoA kinase isoform X1 produces the protein MRIVGLSGGIASGKSTVSNLFKSHGIPVVDADVIARDALKKGSGGWKKVVAAFGEEILLENGEVNRPMLGQIVFSDPDKRQFLDRLLAPHISSGIFWEVVKLWLKGYKVIVLDVPLLFEAKIDKFTKPIIVVWIDPETQKKRLMGRDKSNEEDAGNRINAQMPLDVKRNKADIVIDNTGSLDDLKEQFQKVLIEVSKPLTGTQFWHSRNGALVILASLTSGLVLCIKALS, from the exons ATGAGGATAGTTGGGTTGTCCGGCGGAATCGCGTCTGGGAAGAGCACCGTTTCCAATCTCTTCAAGTCCCATGGGATTCCTGTTGTTGACGCTGACGTCATCGCTCGT GATGCTTTGAAGAAAGGTAGCGGTGGATGGAAAAAAGTTGTTGCAGCTTTTGGGGAGGAAATCCTTCTTGAAAATGGAGAAGTCAATAGACCCATGCTTGGCCAGATTGTTTTTTCCGATCCTGATAAGCGCCAATTTCTCGATCG ATTATTGGCTCCCCATATATCCTCTggaatcttttgggaagttgtGAAGCTGTGGCTGAAGGGATACAAGGTTATTGTTCTTGATGTCCCCTTGTTGTTTGAGGCCAAGATCGACAAGTTCACAAAGCCAATTATAGTTGTGTGGATTGATCCTGAAACACAGAAAAAGAGACTCATGGGGAGAGACAAATCAAATGAGGAGGATGCTGGAAACAGGATCAATGCTCAAATGCCACTTGATGTGAAGAGGAATAAAGCGGATATAGTGATAGATAACACTGGATCACTTGATGACTTGAAGGAACAGTTTCAGAAGGTTCTAATTGAAGTGTCAAAACCCTTGACAGGGACTCAGTTTTGGCATTCCAGGAATGGAGCCTTGGTCATACTTGCTTCACTCACTTCGGGTCTTGTTTTGTGTATAAAAGCACTTTCATAG